The Bacteroidales bacterium sequence ATAAAAATTATGACAGACATATGAAAACACCAAATTTCTTTCAACACTTAACATTGTTTTCCGTTATATGGAAAAGCTGGTTCTTAGGAATCTTTTTGGTATCGTTCACGGTACCATTGCTTGCACAAGACGGGGGAGAGACTTCCGGAGGCGAAGGCCAAACAACCTATCCCGACCTCACACCGGCGGGATTTCTGCAGACGCATTTCAGTGCTGACGATATAGCAGATAACCCTGCGAATTTTTCCATTCACAGAGCCAGAATTGGCTTTACAGGGGATTTGAGCGAGAACATCAGGCTCAATTTGATCATAGGAGCCACGGAACCGCCGAATAATACCCCGGCCCTGGTGAATGCCTTTGCCGACTTTACCCTCGATCCGCTTTTTAATCTGCGGGCAGGCCAGTTTTTTGCCCCGTTCGGGCTGGAAGGACCTGAGCCCATCACCAGGAATCCGGCTATTGAGCGGGCCTTCTCTACGCGAAGAATGAATCCGTTCAGGATGTTCAGAGACATTGGGGTGATGGCCTACGGGGAACATTCTACTTTTGGTTATTCTGTGGCCATCATGAACGGACGCGGGGCCAATGTCCTGGCAAATTC is a genomic window containing:
- a CDS encoding outer membrane beta-barrel protein; the protein is MKTPNFFQHLTLFSVIWKSWFLGIFLVSFTVPLLAQDGGETSGGEGQTTYPDLTPAGFLQTHFSADDIADNPANFSIHRARIGFTGDLSENIRLNLIIGATEPPNNTPALVNAFADFTLDPLFNLRAGQFFAPFGLEGPEPITRNPAIERAFSTRRMNPFRMFRDIGVMAYGEHSTFGYSVAIMNGRGANVLANSNSKDIVGRVELAPMENLMAGISAHLGTYETGAFDRLSRQRWGLHAEYQQSPVLLRGEYFIRDREIVPDNRAQATGGYLLAKYEISEKWEAIGRYDHFTPEGEGDPYQGFTLGPNYQVGPNTQLSLNGILYTPVNDDALHNLLNIQLQMVL